In the Sandaracinus amylolyticus genome, CGCGTCGTACGACGCGAAGGGCCGCGGCGGCGACCGTGTCGCCCGCGACTCCCAGGCGCCGGCGACGACCGAGCCCGTGCTCGAGCAGCACGCGCCCTAGTACCGTTGCCCGGATGTTCGTTCCGGGATCGAGGTTCAGCCCGGAGCGAACATCCGGGCGACGGTACTAGGAGAAACCCGGAACGAAGCTCCGGGCGGAGGTACTGAGGGCTCAGGCCATCCGCGCGAGCATCACCCGCACGAGGCCCTCGGGATCCTCGGCGTGCACCCAGTGATCGGTCGCCAGGCGATCGACCGTCACCCGGCCCGGCAGGCGCGCCGCGAGCGCGTCGAGGCGCGCACGATCGGTCTCGTCGAGCACGCCCGAGCGCTCGCCGATCACGACGTGCACCGACGTGCCCTCCGGGGGCGCCTCGACGACGCCCCACAGATCGGTCGCGAAGTACGACGCGAGCAGCGCGCGGATCGACGGGATCGGCGGCCCGAACCGGAAGCCGTCGTCGGAGCGGCGCAGGCTCATCGCGAGCCACGGCGCGATCGCCGGCCGCGGATCCTGCGCCAGCACCGCCTTCACGAACGCGTCGCGCGAGTCGAACGGGTAGGGCAGGGCGTCGAGCATCTCCACGACCCGCACCGTGCTCTCCGAGCCCCTCGCGTCCTCGCGCGCCCCCGGCGTGCTGTCGACGATCATCACGTGCTCGAGCCCCGCGCGCTCGCGCTCGGTCGCGAGCCACTGCAGCGCGACCTTCCCGCCGAAGCTGTGCGCGAGCACCGCGCGCGCCGGTGCCTCGAGCGAGCGCGCGAGCGACGCGACGTCCTCCGCGGCCTGCGCGAGCGTGTCGGGCCCGGGCGCCTCGAGCGACGCGCCGTGACGCCGCAGATCGACCAGCACCGCGGCCCACTCGGGCCGTGCCGCGACGAAGCGCCGCGCGATCGTGCGCAGGTTCGCGCCGCTGCCGAGGATGCCGTGCAGGAGCAAGATGCTGCGCGTCGGCGTGCGATCCGGCGCGCGCACGATGTCGTGAGCGAGAGCCACGCCGTGCGATAGCACGCGGTCGGGATCCCCTCGCGCGGGGATTTGCTATCTTCGCGCGCTCATGGCGTACACGGTCCTCGCGCGGAAGTATCGACCGCAGACGTTCTCCGACCTCGTCGGGCAGGAGCACGTCACGCGCACGCTCGGGAACGCGATCGCCTCGGGCCGCGTGGCGCACGCGTTCCTGTTCACCGGCGTGCGCGGCGTGGGCAAGACGACCACCGCGCGCATCCTCGCCAAGGCGCTCAACTGCGCGACGCGCGGACCGACCAGCGAGCCCTGCGGGACGTGTGATCCGTGCCGCGAGATCACGACCGGCGTCGACCTCGACGTGCTCGAGATCGACGGCGCCTCGAACAACAGCGTCGAGGACGTGCGCAGGCTGCAGGAGACCATCCCGTTCCGCCCTGCGCGCGACCGCTTCAAGATCGTGATCGTCGACGAGGTCCACATGCTCTCGACGGGCGCGTTCAACGCGTTCCTCAAGACGCTGGAGGAGCCGCCGCCGCACGTGAAGTTCATCTTCGCGACGACGGAGTCGCACAAGGTCCCGATCACGATCCGCTCGCGCTGCCAGCGCTACGACTTCCGTCTGATCCCGCAGAGCGTCGTCGCGGCGCGGGTGCGCGACATCCTCGGCCGCGAGGGCATCCAGGCCGACGACGCGGCGGTCGCGATCGTGGCGCGCGAGGCCGCGGGCTCGATGCGCGACGCGCTCACGCTGCTCGACCAGATCGTCGCGTTCGCGGGCACGACGCTGGTGGGCGAAGAGGTCGCGCGGGTGCTCGGGATCGCGGATCGCGATCTGCTGCATCGCGCGTCGGCGGCGGTGCTCGAGGGCGACGGCGCGGGCGCGCTCGGCGTGGTCGACGCGCTCGCGACGCGCGGCCTCGACATGCTGCACTTCTCGAAGGCGCTCACCGAGCTGATGCGCGATCTCGTGGTGCTCAAGGTCGCGGGCCCGGGCACCGAGCTCGTCGCGCTGGTCGAGGAAGAGCGGCGCAAGGCGCTCGATCTCGTGGAGCGCGTCGAGGAGCTCGAGATGCAGCGCGCGTTCGCGTCGCTCTCGCTGCTCGTCGACGAGATCGCGAAGGCGTCGATGCCGCGCCTGGCGCTCGAGATGGGCCTGGTGCGCCTCGCGACGCGGCCGCCGCTGCGCGCGATCGCGGAGATCGTGGCGCGCCTCGACGCGCTGCAGTCGGGACGCCCGGCGGGCCCGGCGCCGAGCGGGCCGCGTGGTGGTGGCGGCGGGGGCGGCCGTGGTGGTGGCGGCGGCACGCGCACGCCGCGCGCGACCGCGGCGCCCGACGACGCGAGCGCGCTGATCGAGCGCCTGCGTGGCCCGGGCGCGCGCATCGAGACGGCGGAGCGTCGTGCGGTGATGCCCGCGGCCGACGACGCCGAAGAAGAACCTGCCCCTGCCGCGAGCGCGTCGTCGTCGGGCGGGCTTCGAGCGCCCGCGGCACACGAGAGCGCCGAGCCGTCGAGCGCCGGAGCAACCCCCACCGGACCGGTAGCGAGCGCTGTCGCACCGGTAGCGAGCGCTGTCGCACCGGTCGCGAGTGCTGTCGCACCGGTAGCGAGCGCTGTCGCACCGGTAGCGAGCGCTGTCGCACCGGTAGCGAGCGCTGTCGCACCGGTAGCGAGCGCTGTCGCACCGGTAGCGAGCGCTGTCGCACCGGTAGCGAGCGCTGTCGTACCGGTAGCGACTTCGTCCCGCCCCGGAGCGACTTCGTCCGGACCCGCAGCCAGCGTTGTCGCACCGGGAGCGACTTCGTCCGCACCCGTAGCGAGCGAGCTCCGACACGAAGTGACTCGTTCCGGACCTGTTTCGGCGCAGTCCGCGCCGGCGGCACGTCCTGTCCCGCCGGTCGATCCCGCGCTCGCGTCGGTCGACGCGCTCTTCCAGGCGCTCTCCGCGACCCCGCGTCCCGCACCGGCATCCCGCCCCGCGCCGGCGCCCGCGGTGCCGGCGTTCGTGCCCGCCGCGTTCTCCCCCGCCGTCGCCCCCGCACCCGCACCCGCCGTCGCCCCCGCCCCCGCACCCGCACCCGCCGTCGCACCCGCACCCGCACCCGCACCCGCCCCCTCCCGCGCCGCTCCGCCCGACGCCGACGCCACCACCCGCTGGGAGACCGTCGTCGCCGTCCTCATGGAGACCCGCCCCGCGCTCGGCTCGGTCCTCCTGCACGCCTCGCCCTCGCGCGTGGGCCGCGACGAGATCGTGATCGCGTTCCCCTCGGGCTCGTTCTACCGCCGTCAGGCCGATGCCCCCGACGCGCGCGCCGCGATCGCCGAGATCGCCGAGCGCGTCCTCGGGGCGCGCCCCTCGGTCCGCGTCATCGAGCGCGACGCCGGCGATCCCGGCGGCCAGACCATCGCCGAGCTCGAGGCCGAGCGTCAGCGCGCCCGCTGGGAGGCCACGAAGAAGAAGGCGCTCAACCACCCGATGGTGGTCGAGGCGCTCTCGGTGTTCGAGACGCGCCCCGACGCCGCCGAGGTACGACTCGAGGGCGATTGAGCGACTGCCCAAAAATCGGCTCGCCGGCGGAGGGCCCTCCCGTCCGCGTGCGCCGCACGCTCCCGTGCGGGCCCTCCGCCAGGCGAGCACTCCAGCTGGACCGAGCGCGTTGTGTCGCCGGGGCCTCTGAGTAACAATCGCCCCCCTTCCAACCCGGAGCGAAGCAGATCCGATGAGCACGCATTTCCGCGGCGGCATGAGCGAGCTGATGCGCCAGGCCAGCCGCCTTCAGCGCAAGATCGAGCAGCGCAAGAAGGAGCTCCATAGCGAGGTGGTCGAGGCCGGCGCCGGCAACGATCAGGTCAAGGTGAAGGTCAACGGCGCCAAGGAGCTGGTCTCGATCGAGATCGCGCCCGAGCTCCTCAAGGGCGAGGACCTCTCGATGGTCCAGGATCTCGTCGTCGCCGCGGTGAACGCCGGCATGAAGAAGGCGAACGAGGTCGTCGACGCCGAGCTCGAGAAGGTCACCGGCGGTCTCAAGATCCCGGGCTTGTTCTGAGACCCTGGCGGGCGCGCGTGGCTTGCGGCCGTGCGCGTCGCCCGCAGGTGCCCGATCGACGATGGACGATCCGCTCGCCGAGCTCGTGATGCTGCTCGCGCGCCTCCCCGGCATCGGGGAGCGCACCGCGACGCGCCTCGCTCACCACGTGCTCGGCGCGGATCCCCAGTACGCCGCCGCCCTCGGTGCCTCGATCGCGCAGATCCACGAGCGCGTCCGGCACTGCGAGCGCTGCGGCAACTGGGCGCTCGATCCGCTCTGTCGCGTGTGCGCCGATCCGCGGCGCGACCCCGCCGTGCTCTGCGTCGTGGCGCGGGTGCCCGACCTCGCCGCGATCGAGAAGAGCGGCACGTTCCGCGGCCGCTACCACGTGCTGCACGCGCTGCTCGCGCCGCTCGACGGCATCGGCCCCGACGCGATCGACGTCGATCGCCTGATCACACGGGTGCGCGAAGAAGGCGTGCGCGAGGTCGTCGTCGCGACGCCGCTCAGCGTCGAGGGCGAGGCGACCGCGCTCTATCTCGCCCAGTCGCTCAAGCCCTTCGGTGCGCGGGTCTCGCGCATCGCGAGCGGCCTGCCGCACGGCGGCGAGCTCGAGTTCGCCGATCAGATCACGCTGGGCCGCGCCCTCGACGGACGACGAGAGCTGTGACGCCCAGCGAGCGCGATCCCGCCACGCTGCGTCGCTACGCGGACGCCGGGCTCGCGCTCCTCGTCGTGCTGATCGTCGGGATGATGATCGTCCCGCTGCCGACGCCACTCCTCGACGTGCTGCTCGCCGGCAACGTGTCGCTCGCGATCGTGATCCTGCTCGTCGCGATGTACGTGCCCGACGCGCTCGCGTTCACGTCGTTCCCGACGATCCTGCTGGTCACCACGCTCTTCCGGCTCGCGCTCAACGTGAGCTCGACGCGGCTCATCCTGCTGCAGGCCGACGCGGGCGAGGTGATCCGCGCGTTCGGCGACTTCGTGGTGCAGGGCAACTACGTCGTCGGCGCGGTCGTCTTCCTGATCCTCACGCTGATCCAGTTCATGGTGATCGCGCGCGGCAGCGAGCGCGTGGCCGAGGTCGGCGCGCGCTTCGCGCTCGACGCGATGCCAGGCAAGCAGATGGCGATCGACGCCGATCTGCGCAGCGGCGCGCTCGGTCACGACGAAGCGCGTCGCCGCCGTCGCCTGCTCCAGCGCGAGAGCCAGTTCTACGGCGCGATGGACGGCGCCATGAAGTTCGTGAAGGGCGACGCGATCGCGGGCATCGTCATCACCGGCGTGAACATCGTGTTCGGCGTCGTGATCGGCGTCGCGATGCACGACATGGGCGCGGTGGAGAGCCTGCAGCGCTACGGCCTGCTGACGATCGGCGACGGCCTGGTCTCGGAGATCCCGTCGCTGCTCATCTCGACCGCCGCGGGCCTCGTGGTCACCCGGGTCGCGTCGGAGGACGAGCAGAGCTCGCTCGGCGGTGACGTGGGGCGGCAGATCTTCGGCAACCCACGCGCGCTCGCGATCGCGTCGGGGTTCCTCGTCCTGCTCGCGATCGTGCCCGGGCTCCCGCCCGCGCCGTTCCTGGTGCTCGCGGCGGTGTTCGGCGGCGTCGCGTGGCGGCTCTCGCGCCGCGCGCCTCGAGTCGTCGATGCGCGCGGCGCGGAGCGCTCGCCCCGTCTCGTCCCGATCGCGATCGAGCTCGGCCCCGCGCTCGCCGCGCAGCAGCTCGACGTGTTCCTCGAGCATCACGTCCCGGCGCTGCGTGACCGCCTGTTCGCATCGCTCGGCGTCGTGCTGCCCGAGGTGCACGCCCGCGCGAGCGCCACGCTGCCTCCGCGGGGCTACACCATCCACCTGCACGAGATCCCGGTCGCGCGCGGCGAGCTCGAGGGCGACGATCTCGCGGTGCACCTCGAGCTCGCGGTGCGCCGTCGCGCCGCCGATCTCGTGGGCCTCCAGGAGGTGCAGTCGATGCTCGAC is a window encoding:
- a CDS encoding alpha/beta fold hydrolase, which produces MALAHDIVRAPDRTPTRSILLLHGILGSGANLRTIARRFVAARPEWAAVLVDLRRHGASLEAPGPDTLAQAAEDVASLARSLEAPARAVLAHSFGGKVALQWLATERERAGLEHVMIVDSTPGAREDARGSESTVRVVEMLDALPYPFDSRDAFVKAVLAQDPRPAIAPWLAMSLRRSDDGFRFGPPIPSIRALLASYFATDLWGVVEAPPEGTSVHVVIGERSGVLDETDRARLDALAARLPGRVTVDRLATDHWVHAEDPEGLVRVMLARMA
- the dnaX gene encoding DNA polymerase III subunit gamma/tau, coding for MAYTVLARKYRPQTFSDLVGQEHVTRTLGNAIASGRVAHAFLFTGVRGVGKTTTARILAKALNCATRGPTSEPCGTCDPCREITTGVDLDVLEIDGASNNSVEDVRRLQETIPFRPARDRFKIVIVDEVHMLSTGAFNAFLKTLEEPPPHVKFIFATTESHKVPITIRSRCQRYDFRLIPQSVVAARVRDILGREGIQADDAAVAIVAREAAGSMRDALTLLDQIVAFAGTTLVGEEVARVLGIADRDLLHRASAAVLEGDGAGALGVVDALATRGLDMLHFSKALTELMRDLVVLKVAGPGTELVALVEEERRKALDLVERVEELEMQRAFASLSLLVDEIAKASMPRLALEMGLVRLATRPPLRAIAEIVARLDALQSGRPAGPAPSGPRGGGGGGGRGGGGGTRTPRATAAPDDASALIERLRGPGARIETAERRAVMPAADDAEEEPAPAASASSSGGLRAPAAHESAEPSSAGATPTGPVASAVAPVASAVAPVASAVAPVASAVAPVASAVAPVASAVAPVASAVAPVASAVAPVASAVVPVATSSRPGATSSGPAASVVAPGATSSAPVASELRHEVTRSGPVSAQSAPAARPVPPVDPALASVDALFQALSATPRPAPASRPAPAPAVPAFVPAAFSPAVAPAPAPAVAPAPAPAPAVAPAPAPAPAPSRAAPPDADATTRWETVVAVLMETRPALGSVLLHASPSRVGRDEIVIAFPSGSFYRRQADAPDARAAIAEIAERVLGARPSVRVIERDAGDPGGQTIAELEAERQRARWEATKKKALNHPMVVEALSVFETRPDAAEVRLEGD
- a CDS encoding YbaB/EbfC family nucleoid-associated protein, which translates into the protein MSTHFRGGMSELMRQASRLQRKIEQRKKELHSEVVEAGAGNDQVKVKVNGAKELVSIEIAPELLKGEDLSMVQDLVVAAVNAGMKKANEVVDAELEKVTGGLKIPGLF
- the recR gene encoding recombination mediator RecR — its product is MDDPLAELVMLLARLPGIGERTATRLAHHVLGADPQYAAALGASIAQIHERVRHCERCGNWALDPLCRVCADPRRDPAVLCVVARVPDLAAIEKSGTFRGRYHVLHALLAPLDGIGPDAIDVDRLITRVREEGVREVVVATPLSVEGEATALYLAQSLKPFGARVSRIASGLPHGGELEFADQITLGRALDGRREL
- a CDS encoding flagellar biosynthesis protein FlhA; this encodes MTPSERDPATLRRYADAGLALLVVLIVGMMIVPLPTPLLDVLLAGNVSLAIVILLVAMYVPDALAFTSFPTILLVTTLFRLALNVSSTRLILLQADAGEVIRAFGDFVVQGNYVVGAVVFLILTLIQFMVIARGSERVAEVGARFALDAMPGKQMAIDADLRSGALGHDEARRRRRLLQRESQFYGAMDGAMKFVKGDAIAGIVITGVNIVFGVVIGVAMHDMGAVESLQRYGLLTIGDGLVSEIPSLLISTAAGLVVTRVASEDEQSSLGGDVGRQIFGNPRALAIASGFLVLLAIVPGLPPAPFLVLAAVFGGVAWRLSRRAPRVVDARGAERSPRLVPIAIELGPALAAQQLDVFLEHHVPALRDRLFASLGVVLPEVHARASATLPPRGYTIHLHEIPVARGELEGDDLAVHLELAVRRRAADLVGLQEVQSMLDQLERTHPALVRHVVPKPIALPLLADVLRRLVSEGVSIRPLREILEALAVASTSDAAVLADSLRVALRRHLTHGHAAEGVLEVLVLDPEIEETLRDGLQRSGALALPPSIARDVVAVVRRAVSSREGRVPPLLTQPDVRRPLRRLLEVELPDVAVLAYTELDPAVTVKTVGRVAL